From a single Oscarella lobularis chromosome 20, ooOscLobu1.1, whole genome shotgun sequence genomic region:
- the LOC136199004 gene encoding sushi, von Willebrand factor type A, EGF and pentraxin domain-containing protein 1-like isoform X3 has translation MLRVFFFVLIATGTAIGLSQVDDSQCHGLLDWTIVKPKAHLGDSPFNSQTVALNAVDGVVPGNGEFNKCAITKDYGTPEKKSLTIDLHRTYLISSIKTYLRQNHRAAWQNGLRVYVGPNNNTHEGNTQCGLAYTYQNENHGPVFNCSPPVRGRFVFLLKSNTRRFGVQVCEVAVKVVTFDRLPSLPNACSHHASLNTTVTYHCEEGYVADGGKATSTCLENGTWSQPSLNCRKQCPLPPPKPEELSFRGTWRNITALYACPYGKGPMHQLILCGEDGQWIENFEPCEVLFCPNVFLPLPPLTLSIEENENVIGSKRNYSCNDRCYKLHGKASQTCVYSLDRRHAVWSSEVPTCQKIECHLAPILSFATSTVDSTTCGGTATYKCVEGYEMVGSPNVTCSTNGQWVERPSCEPVSCPSPVKGSAQLQTNSSDFTYSTVIQFSCKSRVRVVVGSKTSQCLSNGTWSHEPPKCKRPFCIFKPRLLLNMVVEFEDNKNETKIYADGRKVKFSCKEGYELDGQQIVNCTSNGISIIGQWNSPFPTCKTKTCIRPRVPGNGTVIGEDFHYPNTIEFRCNQGYVLTPAPKSVWKCSENGKWKDNDKREAKFPTCEPVNCGEPLIVRNGEYIGKEFTFGKKITYECNPGFKRSAWVQSTCLYTGNWSLPPTQCSQIYCPYLSAPDNGRTEFSAGLSFGSVGTISCNPGHDITINNEKANVETVQLKCEQEGKQEEARGDWRGTLTSQSPTCQPKDCGPLPDIPNGKVAFIPNTFYPGKAHYSCDAGFQIAEGENEVRCCETNGIWEGIEPHCEHKCATKICPSYQLCKLINNEATCVCLQRDKCSSDYNPVCGDDGKNYNNECLMKVAGCLAGNPDISVAKRGDCKYGGVCLTEKPAPPERNPCRGFFTRYYYDYTRGECKSFQYGGCFEGRNSFVSRKKCEDTCKPDPCGLEKDPGLCSGREERWYYNSVTKRCERFEYTGCFGNENNFVNEAKCYERCGDYSKPTVITTLPPTTAPPSIEECCNHTLKGNKKICEESKYVVAAKIVRVVKSKEGFAKYEIKVTDVVKGKRKGELWDVTSLEICRVGKCSTILCPEFGVGHKFLVGGKAQRNKVIHLDRKDNYLKPFAKDKRDQLQRVCN, from the exons ATGTTGcgagttttcttctttgttctgATTGCGACTGGAACTGCTATTGGACTCTCTCAAGTGGACGACAGTCAATGCCATGGCCTCTTGGACTGGACGATCGTAAAACCCAAAGCTCATTTGGGTGACTCACCTTTTAATTCCCAAACGGTGGCTCTGAATGCAGTTGACGGAGTCGTTCCGGGAAATGGAGAGTTCAATAAATGCGCAATTACAAAAGATTACGGCACGCCAGAGAAGAAATCTCTGACTATTGATCTTCACCGGACTTATCTGATATCATCAATAAAAACGTACCTGAGGCAAAACCATAGAGCTGCCTGGCAGAATGGGCTTAGAGTCTATGTTGGACCAAACAATAATACCCATGAAGGAAATACTCAGTGTGGATTAGCATACACCTACCAAAATGAGAATCATGGACCTGTATTTAACTGTTCGCCTCCAGTTAGAGGACGATTTGTATTTCTTCTCAAAAGCAATACCAGGAGGTTCGGTGTGCAGGTGTGTGAAGTTGCAGTGAAAG tGGTGACATTTGACCggcttccttctcttccaaaCGCTTGTTCTCATCACGCATCGCTGAATACAACGGTCACCTATCATTGTGAAGAAGGCTATGTGGCAGATGGAGGAAAGGCTACTAGCACTTGCCTAGAAAATGGAACATGGTCTCAGCCATCTCTAAATTGCA GAAAACAATGTCCACTTCCTCCACCCAAGCCTGAAGAGCTATCGTTTAGGGGAACCTGGAGGAATATAACCGCTCTCTATGCCTGTCCCTATGGAAAGGGTCCTATGCATCAATTAATATTATGCGGAGAAGATGGTCAATGGATTGAGAATTTTGAACCATGTGAAG TTCTCTTCTGCCCTAACGTTTTCTTGCCTTTGCCCCCGTTGACTCTATCAATTgaggaaaacgagaacgttATTGGAAGCAAAAGGAATTACAGTTGCAATGACAGATGCTACAAACTGCATGGAAAGGCAAGTCAGACAtgcgtttattcattagaCAGACGCCATGCTGTTTGGTCTTCTGAAGTACCAACGTGTCAAA AAATTGAATGCCACCTGGCTCCTATCCTAAGCTTTGCTACTTCAACCGTGGATTCAACAACATGTGGAGGAACAGCCACTTATAAGTGTGTGGAAGGCTACGAAATGGTTGGCAGCCCAAACGTAACTTGTTCAACAAATGGCCAATGGGTAGAAAGGCCTTCTTGCGAAC CCGTTAGTTGTCCTTCTCCAGTTAAAGGCTCAGCTCAGCTCCAGACTAACAGCTCTGATTTCACGTATTCAACCGTAATTCAGTTCAGTTGCAAGTCCAGGGTGAGAGTTGTTGTGGGAAGTAAAACAAGCCAATGTTTATCAAATGGAACGTGGTCACATGAGCCTCCAAAGTGCAAAC ggCCATTCTGTATATTCAAGCCACGTTTATTGCTAAACATGGTTGTGGAATTTGAAGATAACAAGAACGAGACAAAGATTTATGCTGACGGCAGGAAAGTTAAATTTTCTTGCAAAGAAGGCTACGAACTTGACGGCCAACAAATAGTCAACTGTACGTCAAATGGAATCTCAATTATTGGGCAGTGGAATTCACCTTTTCCTACTTGCAAAA CTAAAACATGCATCAGACCACGTGTGCCTGGAAATGGGACAGTAATTGGAGAAGACTTTCACTATCCAAACACAATTGAATTTAGATGCAATCAGGGATACGTACTTACTCCTGCGCCGAAGTCGGTTTGGAAATGCAGCGAAAACGGAAAGTGGAAAGATAATGATAAAAGAGAGGCGAAGTTTCCAACTTGTGAAC CTGTCAACTGCGGCGAACCTTTAATAGTTCGTAATGGGGAATATATAGGAAAAGAATTCACTTTtggcaaaaaaattacctATGAGTGCAATCCTGGGTTTAAACGAAGTGCCTGGGTACAATCGACATGTCTTTACACTGGCAACTGGTCTTTACCTCCAACACAGTGTTCAC AGATATACTGCCCGTATTTGAGTGCACCTGATAATGGAAGAACTGAATTTTCCGCCGGCCTCAGTTTCGGTTCAGTTGGGACAATTTCGTGTAACCCTGGCCATGACATCACGATTAACAACGAAAAAGCGAATGTAGAAACTGTGCAACTCAAATGCGAACAAGAAGGCAAACAAGAAGAAGCTAGAGGAGACTGGAGGGGAACGTTGACTTCACAATCTCCCACATGCCAAC CTAAGGATTGCGGTCCTTTGCCTGATATTCCAAATGGGAAAGTGGCCTTCATTCCAAACACGTTTTATCCTGGAAAAGCACACTACTCATGCGACGCCGGTTTCCAGATAGCtgaaggagaaaatgaagTTAGATGCTGTGAAACGAACGGCATTTGGGAGGGTATCGAGCCCCACTGCGAAC ataAGTGTGCCACTAAGATTTGCCCTTCGTATCAACTGtgcaaattaattaataacgaAGCAACATGCGTGTGCCTGCAGCGAGACAAGTGCTCCTCCGATTACAATCCTGTATGCGGCGATGACGGAAAAAATTACAATAACGAATGTCTGATGAAAGTCGCTGGATGTCTTGCGGGAAATCCGGACATTAGCGTAGCAAAACGAGGAGACTGCAAATACG GTGGGGTTTGCCTGACCGAAAAGCCGGCTCCACCAGAGAGAAATCCGTGTCGCGGCTTCTTTACTCGATACTACTATGATTACACTAGAGGCGAGTGCAAATCGTTTCAGTATGGAGGATGTTTTGAAGGAAGAAACAGCTTCGTTTCCAGAAAGAAGTGCGAAGACACGTGCAAGC cGGATCCTTGTGGACTGGAAAAGGATCCTGGTCTTTGCTCCGGAAGAGAAGAGCGTTGGTACTACAATAGCGTGACTAAAAGATGCGAACGGTTTGAGTATACCGGTTGCTTtggaaatgaaaataattttgtcAATGAAGCAAAATGCTATGAGAGATGTGGAGATTATTCCA aaCCTACTGTGATAACTACTCTTCCTCCTACCACAGCCCCTCCTTCCATAGAAG AGTGTTGCAATCATACCCTAAAAGGCAATAAAAAGATATGCGAAGAAAGCAAATACG TGGTTGCTGCAAAAATTGTGAGAGTAGTAAAGTCTAAGGAGGGCTTCGCAAAATATGAGATAAAGGTCACTGACGTTGTGAAGGGAAAAAGGAAGGGAGAACTGTGGGATGTGACCAGCCTAGAAATTTGTCGAGTTGGCAAGTGTTCGACCATTCTTTGCCCCGAGTTTGGTGTGGGTCACAAATTTCTTGTGGGTGGTAAAGCGCAACGGAATAAAGTAATTCACCTTGATAGAAAGGACAATTATCTAAAGCCATTTGCAAAGGATAAACGAGATCAGTTGCAAAGAGTTTGCAACTGA